A genomic stretch from Halalkalibacillus sediminis includes:
- a CDS encoding UPF0223 family protein: protein MEYNYPLDMEWSKEEMMEVIDFYQIVERAYESKAKKEEIMEKYNKFKKIVPSKSEEKTLCKDFEKQSGYVPYRVVQAAKKDENNDFIIMKK from the coding sequence ATGGAGTACAACTATCCCTTAGACATGGAGTGGTCGAAAGAGGAAATGATGGAAGTGATCGATTTCTATCAAATCGTAGAGAGAGCCTATGAAAGTAAAGCAAAAAAAGAAGAGATCATGGAGAAATATAATAAATTCAAAAAGATCGTTCCATCTAAAAGTGAAGAGAAAACTCTGTGCAAGGATTTTGAAAAACAATCAGGATATGTCCCTTATCGAGTAGTCCAAGCAGCAAAAAAAGACGAAAATAATGATTTTATAATTATGAAAAAATAA
- a CDS encoding YlaH-like family protein gives MDERPQEEVIEDFKIWPFEEFFLIDIGGEAGFWGLFIAITILAIITYKLGFAKKLPLMKSLFIYVLLAVGCLVLTLFTLIARLPMIEVLFVIALILGVYRLRLHRERKNEAE, from the coding sequence ATGGATGAACGACCACAAGAAGAAGTCATAGAAGATTTTAAAATATGGCCATTCGAAGAATTTTTTCTAATCGATATTGGAGGAGAGGCAGGATTTTGGGGTCTCTTCATAGCAATAACGATATTGGCAATAATTACATACAAACTTGGGTTCGCAAAAAAATTACCTCTAATGAAATCGCTCTTTATTTACGTTCTATTAGCGGTTGGGTGTTTAGTGTTGACCTTGTTTACGTTGATTGCTCGTCTACCCATGATTGAAGTGCTCTTTGTCATTGCATTGATTCTAGGGGTTTATCGATTGCGTTTACATCGAGAAAGAAAAAATGAAGCAGAATAG
- a CDS encoding inositol monophosphatase family protein: protein MAQSHVDEYLEKAKEWILNAGKQIKQDMKEPYEVETKKDATDLVTEIDKKTEQYFIDQIFSVYPDHKVLGEEGMGDEVHSLDGVVWIIDPIDGTMNFVHQQRFFAISIGIYIDGIGEIGLIYDVMDDTLYEAVRGRGSYKNGERLPNIDPHKRLDDALVGINNFWAIPNRRLNEKKIHELVRKVKGTRSYGSAALEFAFIAEGIIDAYITMRLQPWDIAAGKILVEEVGGITTRVDGSELDMMTGNTVICSNRSIHQSLLTFIQQKDNG from the coding sequence ATGGCTCAATCACATGTTGATGAATATTTGGAGAAAGCAAAAGAATGGATATTAAATGCAGGAAAGCAAATAAAGCAAGATATGAAAGAACCTTATGAGGTAGAAACAAAAAAGGATGCGACAGATTTAGTAACCGAAATCGATAAAAAAACCGAGCAATATTTCATTGATCAAATATTTTCCGTCTATCCCGATCACAAAGTTCTTGGTGAGGAAGGGATGGGTGACGAAGTCCATTCATTAGATGGAGTTGTTTGGATAATAGATCCGATTGATGGCACGATGAATTTTGTGCACCAACAACGATTTTTTGCTATTTCGATAGGCATCTACATAGATGGCATTGGTGAAATCGGGCTCATTTATGACGTAATGGATGACACTCTATATGAAGCGGTGAGGGGAAGAGGGTCTTATAAAAATGGTGAACGATTGCCAAACATTGATCCGCATAAAAGATTAGACGACGCTCTAGTCGGAATCAATAATTTTTGGGCGATCCCCAATAGACGATTGAATGAAAAGAAGATTCATGAGCTTGTCAGGAAAGTTAAAGGAACAAGGTCATACGGCTCAGCAGCATTGGAATTTGCGTTCATTGCTGAAGGTATTATTGACGCCTATATAACTATGCGTCTTCAACCATGGGATATTGCTGCAGGTAAAATCCTGGTAGAAGAAGTGGGTGGCATTACAACGAGAGTAGATGGAAGTGAATTGGATATGATGACTGGCAATACTGTAATTTGTTCCAATCGTTCGATTCACCAGTCATTACTTACCTTCATACAACAAAAAGACAATGGATAG
- a CDS encoding DUF2197 domain-containing protein: MRVKCVLCDNVEKIESFSLEAKQLRKRRKQTYLCPNCYERIGKQIVEKKSRN; the protein is encoded by the coding sequence ATGAGAGTGAAATGTGTTTTATGTGACAATGTTGAAAAGATTGAATCTTTCTCATTAGAAGCGAAACAATTGAGGAAACGTCGCAAACAAACTTATTTGTGCCCTAATTGTTACGAGCGCATTGGGAAGCAAATTGTAGAAAAGAAATCCAGAAATTAA
- a CDS encoding YlaN family protein, with the protein MSSKVALEENEQALALLKADADKILQLIKVQMDNLMMPQCPLYEEVLDTQMFGLSREIHFAVRLNLIQDTTGKQILENLERELSALHEAAQAQQSDQQSHPSS; encoded by the coding sequence GTGTCATCGAAAGTAGCGCTTGAAGAAAATGAACAAGCTCTAGCCCTCTTAAAGGCAGATGCAGATAAGATTCTTCAGTTGATAAAAGTACAGATGGATAACTTAATGATGCCTCAATGCCCTCTTTATGAAGAGGTTTTAGATACACAGATGTTTGGTCTTTCTAGAGAAATCCATTTTGCCGTGAGATTGAATTTGATTCAAGATACTACAGGCAAACAGATTCTAGAAAACTTAGAAAGAGAATTGAGTGCTCTACATGAAGCAGCTCAAGCACAGCAGTCTGATCAACAGTCACATCCATCATCATGA
- the pyc gene encoding pyruvate carboxylase, whose translation MTDIQNFNKVLVANRGEIAIRVFRACTELNIRTVAIYSEEDTGSYHRYKADEAYVVGEGKKPIDAYLDIEGIIEIAKKVGVDAIHPGYGFLSENIHFAKRCEEEGITFIGPSSGLLDVFGDKVKAREQAIKADIPVIPGTDGPVESVKEVEEFVDHHGLPIMIKAALGGGGRGMRIVRTKESLKDAYDRAKSEAKAAFGSDEVYVEKLIEQPKHIEVQILGDNEGNLVHLFERDCSIQRRHQKVVEIAPSVSLTDQQRDEINDAAVKLMESVNYVNAGTVEFLVTSEGFYFIEVNPRVQVEHTITEMITGVDIVQTQLKIAMGHTLHSEEIGIPEQKDISTHGFAIQSRVTTEDPLNNFMPDTGKIMAYRTGGGFGVRLDAGNGFQGAVISPHYDSLLVKVSTWALTFKQASSKMVRNLKEFRIRGIKTNIPFLENVILHEKFVNGTYDTTFIDTSPELFVFSKRKDRGTKLLSFLGYTTVNGPMNTGMEKKPLFPSPRMPELPETEFGRGTKQLLDEKGPEAVAEWLKNQKEVMLTDTTFRDAHQSLLATRVRSKDLLQIAEPTSKLLPNLFSVEMWGGATFDVSYRFLRENPWERLMQLREKMPNVMFQMLLRASNAVGYKNYPDNVIEDFVEKSASAGIDVFRIFDSLNWVEGMKLAIEAVRKQNKIAEASMCYTGDIMDPNRPKYDLDYYVNLAKELQAAGAHILGIKDMAGLLKPEAAYKLITALKEEISIPIHLHTHDTSGNGIMMYSRAVDAGVDAVDVAVSSVAGNTSQPSANSLYYALEHHARQPDLNITAYEELARYWEDVRKYYSTFESGMNAPHTEVYFHEMPGGQYSNLQQQAKAVGLGEQWDLVKRMYRRVNDMFGDLVKVTPSSKIVGDMALFMVQNDLTVDDVYEKGESLDFPDSVVEFFQGHIGQPYQGFPKELQRIILKGRKAIEERPGENLKDVNFEALKEQLYEKLDRQVTPFEIISYALYPKVFMEYQEFVDQYGDVSVLDTPAFLYGLRLGEEISVEIEQGKTLIVKLVSIGEAQRDGTRVIYFELNGQPREVVVRDESVKDIQQQRVKADKNNPKHLAASMPGTVVEVLVKEGEQVKKNDHLMITEAMKMETTIQAPFEGKIKSISVSNGESLETNDLLIEME comes from the coding sequence ATGACAGACATACAAAATTTTAACAAAGTGTTAGTTGCCAATCGTGGAGAAATTGCCATAAGAGTATTTAGGGCTTGTACAGAACTTAATATCCGCACGGTAGCTATATATTCAGAGGAAGATACTGGTTCGTACCACCGCTACAAAGCAGATGAGGCTTATGTTGTCGGTGAAGGTAAGAAACCAATTGATGCTTATTTAGACATTGAAGGAATCATTGAAATCGCAAAGAAAGTTGGAGTAGATGCGATTCATCCTGGCTATGGTTTTCTCTCAGAGAATATTCATTTTGCCAAGCGGTGTGAAGAGGAAGGAATAACATTCATCGGTCCATCTAGTGGTTTATTAGATGTATTTGGTGATAAAGTGAAGGCGAGAGAACAGGCTATCAAAGCAGATATTCCTGTGATACCTGGTACTGATGGTCCTGTGGAGTCGGTTAAAGAAGTAGAAGAATTTGTCGATCATCATGGCTTACCGATCATGATTAAAGCAGCTCTTGGTGGAGGCGGTAGGGGGATGCGTATAGTACGTACTAAAGAATCCCTGAAAGATGCATATGACCGAGCTAAATCTGAAGCGAAAGCTGCTTTTGGTAGTGACGAAGTATATGTTGAGAAGTTGATCGAACAGCCTAAACATATCGAAGTTCAGATTTTAGGGGACAATGAAGGTAATTTAGTTCATTTGTTTGAGAGGGATTGCTCTATTCAGCGTCGTCATCAAAAAGTTGTTGAAATCGCCCCAAGTGTTTCTCTTACAGATCAGCAACGAGATGAGATTAATGATGCTGCTGTAAAGTTAATGGAAAGCGTTAACTATGTGAATGCTGGAACAGTAGAATTTTTAGTTACAAGTGAAGGTTTTTACTTTATTGAAGTAAATCCACGAGTGCAAGTCGAGCATACGATTACTGAGATGATAACAGGTGTTGACATTGTACAGACTCAATTGAAAATTGCAATGGGCCACACCTTGCACAGTGAAGAAATAGGCATTCCTGAACAAAAAGATATTTCAACACATGGTTTTGCTATTCAATCACGTGTAACTACTGAGGATCCGTTAAATAACTTTATGCCAGACACAGGTAAGATCATGGCTTATCGAACAGGTGGAGGGTTTGGAGTACGCTTAGATGCGGGTAATGGATTCCAAGGCGCTGTAATATCACCTCACTATGATTCTCTGTTAGTGAAAGTATCTACATGGGCTCTGACATTCAAGCAAGCATCGAGTAAAATGGTGCGTAACTTGAAGGAGTTCAGAATCAGAGGTATTAAAACAAACATTCCTTTCTTAGAGAATGTCATTTTACATGAGAAGTTCGTCAACGGAACATACGACACGACATTCATTGATACCTCACCAGAACTTTTTGTATTCTCAAAGCGGAAAGACCGTGGAACAAAGCTACTTTCCTTCTTGGGATACACAACCGTAAATGGACCGATGAATACCGGAATGGAGAAAAAACCTCTTTTCCCATCTCCGAGAATGCCTGAATTACCAGAAACTGAATTTGGTAGAGGAACGAAGCAGCTGTTGGATGAAAAAGGCCCTGAGGCTGTAGCTGAATGGTTGAAAAACCAAAAAGAAGTTATGCTCACTGACACAACATTCAGGGACGCACATCAATCTTTACTAGCTACAAGGGTTCGTTCAAAAGATTTGCTACAAATTGCGGAACCGACTTCTAAGTTACTCCCTAATTTATTCTCTGTAGAGATGTGGGGCGGAGCTACGTTTGATGTTTCTTATCGTTTTCTTCGTGAGAACCCTTGGGAGCGTTTGATGCAACTTCGTGAAAAAATGCCAAATGTAATGTTCCAGATGTTACTTAGAGCGAGTAATGCAGTAGGGTATAAGAATTATCCAGACAATGTAATTGAAGATTTTGTTGAGAAAAGTGCTTCTGCAGGAATAGATGTTTTTAGAATCTTCGACAGCTTGAACTGGGTCGAAGGAATGAAATTAGCTATTGAAGCAGTTAGAAAGCAAAATAAAATAGCTGAAGCATCCATGTGCTATACAGGCGATATCATGGATCCTAATAGACCTAAGTACGATTTAGATTATTATGTGAATTTGGCTAAAGAGTTACAAGCTGCTGGGGCTCATATTTTAGGAATCAAAGATATGGCAGGCCTTTTGAAACCTGAAGCTGCTTATAAACTGATTACAGCTTTGAAAGAAGAAATTTCAATCCCAATCCACCTCCACACTCATGACACAAGTGGGAATGGAATAATGATGTATTCAAGAGCGGTGGACGCAGGAGTAGATGCAGTGGATGTTGCTGTCAGTTCTGTTGCTGGTAATACTTCACAACCAAGTGCAAATAGTCTTTACTATGCCTTGGAGCATCATGCTCGCCAACCAGACTTGAATATTACTGCATATGAAGAGTTGGCTAGATATTGGGAAGATGTAAGAAAGTACTACTCAACATTCGAAAGTGGAATGAACGCACCACATACTGAAGTTTATTTCCATGAGATGCCAGGTGGGCAATATAGTAATTTACAACAGCAGGCCAAAGCAGTTGGTTTAGGAGAGCAATGGGATCTTGTTAAAAGAATGTATCGAAGAGTCAATGATATGTTCGGGGACCTTGTCAAAGTTACACCATCTTCAAAAATTGTAGGAGATATGGCTTTGTTCATGGTTCAGAATGACTTAACGGTGGATGATGTATATGAAAAGGGAGAATCGTTGGATTTCCCTGATTCAGTTGTAGAATTTTTCCAAGGCCACATTGGACAACCATATCAAGGCTTTCCAAAAGAGTTACAACGAATTATTTTAAAAGGGCGAAAAGCTATCGAAGAACGTCCTGGTGAAAATTTGAAAGATGTCAATTTCGAGGCGCTCAAAGAGCAGTTGTACGAAAAATTAGATAGGCAAGTAACGCCATTTGAGATTATCTCCTATGCGTTATACCCTAAAGTTTTTATGGAATACCAAGAGTTCGTCGACCAATATGGTGATGTATCTGTATTAGATACACCAGCATTCTTGTATGGCTTGAGACTAGGTGAAGAAATTTCAGTAGAGATTGAACAAGGTAAGACATTGATTGTTAAACTTGTATCGATCGGTGAAGCACAGAGAGATGGAACGAGAGTAATTTACTTCGAATTGAACGGACAACCGCGTGAAGTTGTTGTTAGAGATGAAAGTGTGAAAGATATTCAGCAACAACGCGTGAAGGCAGACAAAAATAATCCGAAGCATTTAGCTGCTTCGATGCCTGGAACAGTAGTCGAGGTTCTAGTTAAAGAGGGCGAGCAAGTGAAGAAGAATGATCATTTGATGATCACAGAAGCCATGAAGATGGAAACTACTATTCAAGCTCCTTTTGAAGGGAAAATAAAGAGTATTTCAGTCTCAAATGGTGAATCGTTAGAGACAAATGATTTATTAATTGAAATGGAATGA
- a CDS encoding YktB family protein, giving the protein MGSFTGFAQKDFDVFKIDGLDARMEALKSRISPKLEAIANELQPELTSLTGDEMHVHVAKHLRRTTNPPDDTWAALANNNRGYKKLPHFQIGMWETHVFIMFAVIYESPIKGDFAKQLKQNKSEVLKEIPDNFVWSKDHTKPETIPHQEMKDGEFVRIVDRLENVKKAEILCGVTVDRKDPRLKNKKEFLKLCEDTFKQTSKLYNMTKQLST; this is encoded by the coding sequence TTGGGTTCATTTACAGGTTTTGCACAAAAAGATTTTGATGTATTTAAAATTGACGGTCTTGACGCCAGAATGGAAGCATTAAAAAGCCGTATATCGCCAAAGCTTGAAGCTATAGCCAATGAGCTTCAGCCTGAATTAACATCACTTACAGGAGATGAGATGCACGTCCATGTTGCAAAACATTTGCGACGTACTACTAATCCGCCTGATGATACTTGGGCAGCATTAGCAAACAATAATCGAGGCTATAAAAAGCTGCCTCACTTTCAAATAGGTATGTGGGAAACACATGTCTTCATTATGTTCGCTGTCATTTATGAAAGTCCAATAAAAGGTGATTTCGCAAAACAACTTAAACAAAATAAGTCTGAAGTATTAAAAGAGATACCCGATAATTTTGTCTGGTCAAAGGACCATACTAAACCAGAAACAATTCCTCACCAGGAGATGAAGGACGGGGAGTTTGTCCGTATAGTCGATCGCCTTGAGAATGTGAAGAAAGCAGAAATCCTCTGTGGAGTCACGGTCGATCGCAAAGATCCACGTTTAAAAAACAAGAAAGAGTTTCTGAAATTATGCGAAGATACGTTCAAACAGACATCTAAATTGTATAATATGACTAAACAGTTAAGTACGTAA
- the glsA gene encoding glutaminase A, whose product MEKIFEKDLHQWLEHVRIYANNGKVADYIPALANQQPEINAVAYYPIGDEVMKAGQFEYTFTLQSISKVLTLALALVQHGEKAVFSRVGKEPSSDPFYSVAKLEVNTPAKPFNPMINAGALAVTNMIRGRDSEEMVEEILKLVRLLTDDPSITYDEEVAKSEFETAFLNRALCYFMKQHGIITGSVEELLDVYTKQCAININVQKLARIAAVFANDGRDPDTNNPLIPLHVARICKTFMVTCGMYDASGTFAINVGIPAKSGVSGAIMGVLKKNGGIAVFGPALDKKGNSVVGMQLLEKLAEEKRWSMF is encoded by the coding sequence ATGGAAAAAATATTTGAAAAAGACTTACATCAGTGGTTGGAACACGTACGAATTTATGCAAACAATGGTAAAGTTGCAGATTATATACCTGCTCTTGCAAACCAACAACCTGAAATAAATGCTGTTGCTTACTATCCTATTGGGGATGAAGTGATGAAAGCTGGTCAGTTTGAGTACACTTTCACGCTCCAAAGTATTTCTAAAGTACTTACTTTAGCTTTGGCCTTAGTTCAGCACGGGGAAAAGGCAGTTTTTTCAAGAGTTGGCAAAGAACCATCAAGTGATCCTTTTTATTCGGTAGCCAAACTGGAAGTGAATACACCTGCAAAGCCTTTTAACCCAATGATAAATGCCGGGGCTCTTGCTGTTACGAATATGATCCGTGGTAGAGATTCAGAAGAGATGGTTGAAGAAATTCTTAAATTGGTTCGTTTGCTGACTGATGATCCTTCTATTACTTACGATGAAGAAGTGGCAAAGTCAGAGTTCGAAACCGCGTTTCTTAATCGAGCTCTTTGTTATTTTATGAAACAGCATGGAATCATTACCGGAAGCGTGGAAGAATTGCTTGATGTTTATACGAAGCAATGTGCTATAAATATCAATGTGCAGAAACTCGCACGGATCGCTGCAGTTTTTGCGAATGATGGTCGAGACCCTGATACGAACAATCCTCTGATTCCACTTCATGTAGCACGAATTTGTAAAACGTTCATGGTAACCTGTGGAATGTATGATGCCTCAGGTACTTTCGCTATTAATGTTGGCATTCCTGCTAAAAGTGGAGTGTCCGGTGCAATCATGGGTGTATTGAAAAAGAACGGTGGCATAGCAGTATTCGGACCAGCTCTTGATAAAAAAGGGAACAGTGTAGTTGGAATGCAATTGCTTGAAAAACTTGCAGAGGAAAAAAGATGGTCCATGTTTTAG
- a CDS encoding YhcN/YlaJ family sporulation lipoprotein, producing the protein MDYKGLNIMMFIILFLAGCMSQQNQGGPSLEEPTPISDSEIEQSNEHSNQQAAKRLSQLASDVPNVQDATAVVFGSYTIVGVDVDGDLDRSRVGTIKYSVAEAIKHDPFGHYAFVIADADITDRLRKMNERIRQGHADEAILDEISNLVARFIPETPPKETAPNPNNRPNEDNQEQGPVENIRNDQSKEETE; encoded by the coding sequence ATGGATTATAAAGGGTTAAATATCATGATGTTCATCATATTATTTTTGGCAGGATGCATGTCACAACAAAATCAAGGTGGTCCTTCCTTAGAAGAACCTACTCCAATTAGTGACTCTGAGATTGAACAGTCAAATGAGCATAGTAATCAACAAGCTGCTAAACGTCTATCTCAACTAGCTTCAGATGTTCCAAATGTGCAAGATGCTACGGCTGTCGTTTTCGGTTCGTATACAATTGTCGGAGTTGATGTTGATGGTGATCTAGATCGCTCCAGAGTCGGGACAATCAAATACTCAGTTGCGGAAGCCATTAAACACGACCCATTTGGCCATTATGCGTTTGTTATAGCTGACGCAGATATCACTGACCGTTTGCGAAAAATGAATGAACGAATAAGACAAGGTCATGCAGATGAAGCAATACTTGATGAAATCTCCAATTTAGTCGCGAGATTCATTCCAGAAACACCGCCTAAAGAAACAGCCCCAAATCCTAACAACCGACCTAATGAAGATAACCAGGAACAGGGACCTGTAGAAAACATACGTAACGACCAATCAAAAGAAGAAACTGAATAA
- a CDS encoding DUF5325 family protein, whose translation MKHHQKMFLLAIAVVLCFIATAIVISYQNYGLMTLFFLSGIGLMGYGLRLKRNYQSNQDNG comes from the coding sequence ATGAAACATCATCAAAAAATGTTCCTATTAGCAATCGCAGTTGTACTCTGTTTCATTGCTACAGCGATTGTCATCAGTTATCAAAATTATGGTTTAATGACACTATTCTTCTTAAGTGGCATTGGACTTATGGGATATGGTTTACGTTTAAAAAGGAATTACCAAAGCAATCAAGACAATGGATAA